In Triticum aestivum cultivar Chinese Spring chromosome 5B, IWGSC CS RefSeq v2.1, whole genome shotgun sequence, the following proteins share a genomic window:
- the LOC123115833 gene encoding uncharacterized protein yields MYIACRPTTWLFMWPGSSSRINKGFMVRESSLVDQDVAWPNHGATCACKLSRHGAIIAFHWISKLLKISHARTNHAIGRSDAATVEAPPGWELIMMMVWIDPCCYLCMLFMLLDDAPAESADWISLGDLTYI; encoded by the exons ATGTATATAGCGTGTCGTCCAACAACCTGGCTATTTATGTGGCCTGGATCAAGCTCTCGTATAAACAAAGG CTTCATGGTACGAGAAAGTTCCCTTGTCGATCAAGATGTTGCGTGGCCCAACCATGGCGCCACATGTGCCTGCAAACTAAGCCGCCATGGCGCCATTATCGCTTTTCATTGGATCTCAAAGCTGCTGAAG ATCAGTCACGCACGAACAAACCATGCAATCGGCCGCTCGGACGCCGCCACCGTAGAGGCGCCGCCTGGATGGGAACTCATCATGATGATGGTTTGGATCGATCCATGTTGTTATCTATGCAT GTTGTTCATGCTGCTCGACGATGCCCCGGCGGAAAGCGCCGATTGGATTTCCCTAGGCGACCTGACCTACATATGA